The Xiphophorus couchianus chromosome 6, X_couchianus-1.0, whole genome shotgun sequence genomic interval AAGGTGAATTACAGGCAGAACCAGGATGTGGATCGGTCCGCTCCGACCCGATCTTTATTCAGGACTGTTTCAGTTGCTGCAGAACCGGGTTGGTTCCTCTCTGAACAGAACCGGGTTCTGCTGGGATGTCGGTTTGTTTCCCTCTATTCCCTCTGATCAGAAGCGGGTTTCCTGGGCCCGATCAGAACCGTTGGGAGGTTCTGTTGTGTCTGATCTCCTGGGTGTgtttgcagctgcagctctgcaggatTTAATGAATTCTTGTCCTACTTTCTTTCTGCCTCCACAGAAACAACATGAATTATCGATGCAGCAAAAATCCACTTTCTGCTCCAACAAGaaacttttcttctctctccgCTGAACGATGAGCAGATTGATCATCAATTATTGATCCATGTCAGTTTTCACCTTATTAACTCCGTGTTTGATCAGTTCTGTATCAATAGGTGAGAAATCTACAGGAAGCTGCAGGTTTAAAAGATAAAGTAGAGAAATgttctgttcctggttctgaCCAGGTCCAGATTAAAACCgtctggttctgctgaggttcctgctctggttctggattCATCTCCTCTCAGAGCTCCAGGTTTTCCTCCTTCCTGCTGCAGATCTGATGGTTGGTTCTGTGTCTCTGCAGGGTTTGGTGTCGAGCCGCCATCGCCTCACCATGTGCCAGCTGGCCGTCCAGTCCTCGGACTGGATCAGGTGATCCTCTAACGGGGAAACGATCATTTTATGTTGTTAAAcccagtttgttttctgttttaactgaaGAAGAAGTGTAAGTTTGTTCCTCTAAAGGCTGTGATTGGTGGGGGTTTGACGTGAGGCTGATGCTCCTGCAGGGTGGACCCCTGGGAGTGTTACCAGGACACCTGGCAGACCACCTGCAGCGTGTTGGAGCACCACCGCGACCTGATGAAGGTCAGTCACTCCCAGTACAGAAACTGGTTTAAAGGATGTTTACTGGTCTGTCTCTGATCACATCGAGAGATGAACTCTTTCACCTGCTGATTCAAACTGGCTGATAAATTTATGTTGGCTTTGGGTCAgaatttaatttacagaatgaagaaaaaggaggatttttatctgtttctaaAGATAAACAGATatctttttatctgtttctaAAGTGATTAATAATCAGGCCTAATGAATGGATGAGGGGTCACATGGGGTCAAAGGACCAAAAAAACTTTGCTCTTAAGTAgattaaacactgaaaaaacgAATAGCAAAGAGATGCAACAAAATTACAGGTCAGAAAAACTGCAGTGATCACAATAAAAAACTTACTGTGAGAACTTGgtttttctgtatgtttgttTTAGGTTCTGTGTTCAGttgagtctccatgttgtcccGTCTACCCTTGATtgatcccagctgtgtctccTCCCCCTGATTaccttctgtgtatttaatcccacttGTGTCTTTTGTTCCTTTCTGGGTCTTCGTCTCACGTCTGTTCTGTCGTGTCATGGCATTTGTCAGCTACCAGTTTCTGAGCTCCTATCCttctgctcacctgtgctgcctggactttatATTCTGACATTCTACATGAAAAACATCATCATTCATTTACAACCATCCAACTCGTCTTCCTCACCACCAATTACCGTAAATCGTGACACTTACAGGttacaacaaaatcacacaaactaCCAAAAGAGACCTGAAACATCCACAGacacaaaatctgaagaaaaccgatggaaataagtaaaaactaaaatataacctCTTAACACTGGAAACAGAACCTTATtaattctaaaaaaattataaacaaaaaaaacaaaactgctgagcaaaaacacaaagaaaatgaaagacagaaaaaaagctgtgaagaaacaacaaaggaggaaaaagttataaagagaaaataaaacatgaaaacagtcTGAGTTTAACATGagtaaagaaagagaaaaattatgaaactcaaaataaaaccaaacaataatTGGATAAAATAAGCAGAACAGAAACCAGTGGTTTTATCTGATGGAGTCCagataaaatcaatcaaatttgatttgtatagcacatttcagcagcagacatttcaaagtgctttacatcattacaaacacagaaacacaaagcaacatagaatcaataattaaaacatgacattaagtcaagttccatcaataaatttgtaattgattacatttcaaatacaatcctaaacaggtgggtttttagttgagatttaaaagaagtcagtgtttcagctgttttacagttttctggaagtttgttccaaatttgtggtgcatagatgctgaaagctgcttctcctcgtttggttctggttctggggatgcagagcagaaccagaaccagaacctgagaagtctggaaggttgatacaacaacagcagatctttaatgtattgtggttctaagttgttcagtgatttataaactaacaacagtattttaaagtctattctttgagctacagggagccagtggagggtctttaaaactggtgttatgtgctctatcttcctggttttagtcagaacgccagcagcagcatctggatcagctgcagctgtttgattgatttgttggacagacctgtgaagacgctgttgcaataatcaatacgactgaagatgaaggcatggatgagtttctctagatctggctgagacattagtcctttaatcctggaaatgttcttcaggtgatagaaggccgactttgtaactgtctttatgtggctctggaggttcaggtcagagtccatcactactcccaggtttcgggctgatcgctggttttagttgtaataactgaagctgtgcatcgactctagatctataactctagatctataactctatatctataactctagatctgtaACTCTAGAtttataactctagatctatagctctagatctataactctagatcgttcctctttaggtccaaaaataataacttcagttttgtttctgttcagctggagaaagttttggcacatccacacatttatctgttctaagcttctgttcagtgattggatggggtcaaaggtcacctggtgacatcgtaatgtagagctgtgtgtcatctgcatagttatggtagctaatattatttcctgttataacctgagcgaGTGGGAGCAAACCAGTGAGACCAGTTTAAATCTGGGACTGGTTTCATCCACCAGTAGATTCTACCTGTCATTGGTTAGAACAGCATCTTACTGAGCTTTATAGACGTTTTAAACATGGAGCTTCATCTGATTCATGTCTGACCCAGAGCAGAGGCAGGAAACCCAGTGTGGCCTAGTTCAAACCTCTAAAGCGTCTCTGCCCCTCAGAGAGTCACCGGCTGCATCCTGTCCAACGTCAACACGCCTTCCACCACTCCTGTGATTGGTCAGCCACAGAACCAGACTCCGCCCATCTACCAGGACCACAACAACATGAACCACAAACCCACAGCCAGTGAGTCCAACACCACAGTTCAGCCGGGGTCAGGCACCAGGAACCAAGCTACAGATGCTACAGCTATTACACTGGATGGAGGAGTAGAGGAGCATAGCATAGTGTAGCATAGCATCCTAGCATAGCATGGTAGAATGCTATTCCAGTTTCACAAGCTGAAACTGGAATCtcaggaaaatataaataaaattcaagcatgatttccagtcatttttttaactttggtAACCTGCTAAGGAAAGACAGAAGTTTATGTAAAACTTGTCTTAAACCAACTATATTCATGAGTTGGGTCTAAAAAGACCAGAGCTACAGCATAGAGTAGAATAAACTAGACTAGAAAAGAATAGAAATGTTGCTTGTTAATAATTAGTTACTTGTTAGAATATTAAACTCTGATAGTTGAGCCTGAGGTTGTCAGTGTTGCTGCTGGTTAACTTCATATCATAATAAATGTATCATTATTATGAAACTGTTGGCATGTTGGTTCCAGTTGAATTTCTGATGTGTACCTTTTGTTTCtgtctagtcaaagtttggGGGAAGATCAGTGAGAGTTTGGGTAAAATGTGCTGCGTCCGTCCCAACATGGAGCGCTTCACGTTTGTTGgtaagaaaatctgattttatttcatgttttgcctaagaaaaatgattatttaatatttttatccatCAGGGAAAGTGAATTAATTCATCTGGAGGATTGATGATTCAACatgatgtgaaaacattaatgttggAATCAAACCAGGTTGttaaagcagaaacagatgAAGTCAGTAAATGGCTGCAGGACAGAACCACAGTCCAGCCATGTCGGGTTTTGTTGCTTGTAAGACAAAAATGCAGCTGCATTAAACTGGACCATCATTATTATCAGAGACTTTGTGCTAAACTGACTTTATTCTgtctgattaataaaatatagcGGTTTCAACTCGCTACAGAAACAATAGAGTTTCTGGAGTTGAAAGGTCAGAGTGAAATCTCCGTTTGTGTTTCAGATGAAAACGCCAACCTGGGGACGGCAGTGAGGTACGAGGAGATCGGTGAGTTTTCTCCAGACCCGAGCGGATCCTCTGGTTTCCTTCCTGTCTGAACTCCTTCTGGTCTTGTTGGGATCCAGTAAACATGATGCTTACGGAGAAAGCGTGGCGCTGAGCGAGTAAACGCCATGTTTACTGAGGACGTGTCTGTCTCTTTCCCTGCCTGTCCGTCCTCTGTAGAGTTACGCATCTTGCTCCTGTGTGGCAGTGATCTCCTGGAGTCCTTCTGCATCCCTGGCCTGTGGAAGGACAGTGATGTAAGCACAATGTAGCCCCGCCCACATGCATAAGCCCACCCACCAACATGTAGCCCCGCCCAACTACATGTAGACCCTCCCCTCAGTTAGCCGAGActcaatggaaacaaaaaactcTTAGTTTAATCAGACATTCAGGGAAGAAGGTGAAAATTAAATTGGTTTCCATCCATGTTTTTATAGTTATGATAAAAACTCCAGATGGAAATGTTGGAATGATCCTTTAAACGTCAGATGAACCCGTCAGATGTTTGTAGATCTGAACTCAGGACAGATCCAGCATGTTTCTCTAAATATGTGCATTGCTAGAAATAATACCCCCTGCTGTGTGAAGTGGGTAATTACCTTTAAATCCACTTGTTTGTCTATAATATCTGTAAACAGGTTTGAATGTGATGATTTTGTCTGTTACTGTTGGTTATTTGGTGATGAAACCAGGATTATTTAGCTGGTTTTCTGAATGGACTGATTAATGACTCCACCTTGAGGTTTAGGGTGGAGTCCGGCCCGGTTGGACCATCTAGGCCTGAACCTGGTTCTGTCAGAGGTTCTGGACCCTGAATGTCGTCTCTCTGCTCTCAGATGGAGGTGATTGTTGGTGATTTTGGCATCGTAGTCGTTCCTCGTGACGGCGTCGACACCGAGAGGATCATGAATCATTCCTCCATCCTCCGCAAGTACAAGGTGAGTTTCTACAGTATGGTGCAGCAAGAGGGACAAAATACTGGCTGGAGAGAATGAGGCTGATGTTGAATCATGGCGTGTTTCCCCCGGCGTGTTTCGCGGTTCTTTGTCTGTCACTGGACACTTTGTCACGTCTCTGAGTTTTGTCTCTTGTCTCTCTTTGTCATACAGTCCAGTGAATGTCTGCCGTCATCTAAGATCTTCTCTGTTTCAGGACAACATCGTCGTGGTGAAGGACGCGACCAACCACCCCATGTCCATCGTCAGCTCCACCAAGAGCAGGTGGGCTAAAAGTTAGACTGACGGAACCGATGGCCTTATTGATCTCCTGGTCCGATCACTTTGACTTTCTGTGAAACATATTCAGGTTTTCTATCGAACGTCCGTCTCTGAAATGTCAATTTACGGTCCAAAAAAGTCCAAACAAAGTTTCTCTATCACTAAAAGatatcaaataaaaactgagctacactgtaaaacaggaTTTCCACAGCTGGTtgatatgaaatgtttaaagctCTTCAGATaagtttaaaggaaaattataaaGACTCATAGGGAGAAGTGAAGATAACGGTTAATGTTTGGTTCATTTCACTGTTTGTGGTCACAGAATCAACCATTTAACGGTTCTGGTTAACTGGACCAGAGCTGATTCCTGCAGCAGGTATAGGGTTAGGGTTGGTTCTGCCTCCCTAACTGCTATATTTACCCCCCACCCCCAGACTGGCCCTGCAGCACGGAGACG includes:
- the nmnat2 gene encoding nicotinamide/nicotinic acid mononucleotide adenylyltransferase 2, producing MTETNKTHVILLSCGSFNPITKGHIHMFEKAREYLHQSGRFIVIGGIISPVHDSYGKPGLVSSRHRLTMCQLAVQSSDWIRVDPWECYQDTWQTTCSVLEHHRDLMKRVTGCILSNVNTPSTTPVIGQPQNQTPPIYQDHNNMNHKPTAIKVWGKISESLGKMCCVRPNMERFTFVDENANLGTAVRYEEIELRILLLCGSDLLESFCIPGLWKDSDMEVIVGDFGIVVVPRDGVDTERIMNHSSILRKYKDNIVVVKDATNHPMSIVSSTKSRLALQHGDGHVIDYLSQPVIDYILQSQLYINASG